The following are encoded together in the Leptospira stimsonii genome:
- the metH gene encoding methionine synthase, whose product MTQKAQNYTNPKAKELISLLEKQILVIDGAMGTMIQRFPLTEDDFRGDVLKNHAHPLKGNNELLCLTRPDVIEAIHVKFLESGANILETNTFSSNQVSQGDYKTEFLVADLNKAAVKCARNAIDKFQKSNPNHPCFLAGAIGPTTRTATLSPDVNNPAFRAVTFDDLVATFYEQARALVEAGVDLLLPETNIDTLNLKAAIFAIEQVFEDLQVRIPVCLSVTITDASGRTLSGQTVEAFYNSIAHAKPLSVGINCALGADEMRPYIEELSRVASCMISCYPNAGLPNAFGGYDQTPEEFGKYIQEFASSGWLNIAGGCCGTTPEHIAAAAKAVQGKKPRVIPQIPEVTRLSGLEPLNITPDKGFLLVGERTNVTGSPRFKKLIIEGNFEEAVSVALQQVEAGANIIDINFDEALLDGEASMRHFLNLIAGEPDIAKVPFMIDSSKWTVLEEGLKCIQGKPIVNSISLKEGEEKFLEHARKIQRYGAAAIVMAFDEQGQAATKDEKVRICKRAYDLLVTKADFNPVDIIFDPNILTVATGIEEHNNYAMDFIEAIREIKKLCPGAKVSGGLSNVSFSFRGNNPVREAMHSVFLYYAIQAGMDMAIVNAGMLAVYEEIPKDLLEYVEDVILNRRPDATERLVEFAESVKSGDKAEKKEETWREGTSVEERLSHALVKGIVEYIDQDTEEARLKYGRPLTVIEGPLMDGMKIVGELFGAGKMFLPQVVKSARVMKKSVAYLLPFMEEEKKNNQDTSSRPKFLIATVKGDVHDIGKNIVGVVLACNNYEVIDLGVMVPADKILEEARKHNASIIGLSGLITPSLDEMVHVASEMKRTGFEVPLLIGGATTSSAHTAVKIAPAYDHPVVHVVDASRVVNVVNQLLHPDLNEAYSKKIKEDQLAARENYFNTRAERKLVSLDQARENKEVIDWSTTQIDKPAFTGIKVFDEEVSLETLIPFIDWTPFFTAWELKGRYPAILESESTGKQARELFSDAQKLMKKITNEKLFRTKGVIGIFPANSVGDDIEVYEDESRSNLLTVFHTLRQQIQKEDPKEPNYCLADFVAPKESGRIDYIGGFAVTTGHGVEEFAKEFEKNLDDYNSIMAKALGDRFAEAFAEYIHYKVRKEYWGYAKDENLSTEDLIRERYRGIRPAAGYPASPDHTEKRVLFDLLKAEKNTGITLTEHFAMWPASSVSGLYFAHPQSKYFAVAKISRDQIEEYAKRKGMTIEETERWLAPNLAYDPLAVSIAR is encoded by the coding sequence ATGACTCAGAAAGCTCAGAACTACACAAACCCAAAAGCAAAAGAACTCATTTCCCTTCTCGAAAAACAAATCCTAGTCATCGACGGAGCGATGGGAACGATGATTCAAAGATTCCCTTTGACAGAAGACGATTTCCGGGGGGACGTTTTAAAGAATCATGCTCATCCTCTCAAAGGGAACAATGAGCTTCTTTGTTTGACAAGACCGGACGTTATCGAAGCAATCCACGTTAAATTTTTGGAATCCGGCGCAAATATCCTGGAGACAAACACGTTCAGCTCCAATCAAGTCTCTCAAGGCGACTATAAAACAGAATTCTTAGTTGCGGATCTGAATAAGGCCGCGGTTAAATGCGCGCGTAACGCGATCGATAAGTTTCAAAAGTCGAATCCAAATCATCCTTGTTTTTTAGCGGGAGCGATCGGGCCAACGACTCGGACCGCAACACTTTCTCCTGACGTAAACAATCCTGCGTTCCGAGCGGTTACTTTTGACGATTTGGTGGCGACCTTTTATGAACAAGCTCGCGCCCTCGTAGAAGCCGGAGTGGATCTACTTCTTCCGGAAACAAATATAGACACCCTCAATTTAAAGGCCGCCATCTTCGCGATCGAACAAGTATTCGAAGATCTTCAAGTAAGAATTCCGGTTTGTCTTTCCGTAACGATCACAGATGCTTCCGGAAGAACTCTTTCCGGACAAACGGTGGAAGCGTTTTACAATTCCATCGCTCACGCAAAACCTTTATCGGTAGGAATCAACTGCGCGTTAGGCGCTGACGAGATGAGACCTTATATCGAAGAACTCTCCAGAGTAGCATCTTGTATGATCAGTTGTTATCCGAATGCCGGGCTTCCAAACGCGTTCGGGGGATACGATCAAACACCGGAAGAATTCGGGAAATACATTCAAGAATTTGCAAGTTCCGGTTGGTTGAATATTGCCGGCGGTTGTTGCGGAACAACTCCGGAACACATTGCCGCGGCCGCAAAAGCGGTTCAAGGGAAAAAACCGCGAGTCATTCCTCAAATCCCGGAAGTCACAAGACTATCCGGACTCGAACCTTTGAACATCACTCCAGACAAAGGGTTTCTACTCGTTGGAGAAAGAACAAACGTAACCGGCTCACCCCGCTTTAAAAAGCTCATCATAGAAGGAAATTTCGAAGAAGCGGTTTCCGTAGCCTTACAACAGGTGGAAGCGGGTGCAAACATCATCGACATCAACTTCGACGAAGCATTGTTAGACGGGGAAGCTTCGATGAGACATTTTCTAAATCTCATCGCGGGAGAACCGGACATCGCGAAAGTTCCGTTCATGATCGATTCTTCCAAATGGACCGTATTGGAAGAAGGTCTGAAATGTATCCAAGGAAAGCCGATCGTCAATTCGATCTCTCTGAAAGAAGGCGAGGAAAAATTCTTAGAACACGCTCGTAAGATCCAAAGATACGGCGCCGCCGCGATCGTGATGGCTTTTGACGAACAAGGCCAAGCGGCAACCAAGGACGAAAAGGTTCGGATCTGCAAACGAGCGTACGATCTTCTCGTGACAAAGGCGGATTTCAATCCCGTCGACATCATCTTCGATCCGAACATTCTAACGGTTGCGACCGGGATAGAGGAACACAACAACTATGCGATGGATTTTATCGAAGCCATCCGAGAAATCAAAAAACTCTGTCCGGGTGCGAAAGTCTCCGGCGGTTTATCTAACGTGTCTTTTTCTTTCCGGGGAAACAATCCTGTAAGGGAAGCGATGCACTCCGTATTCTTATATTATGCGATCCAAGCGGGGATGGACATGGCCATCGTCAACGCAGGGATGCTCGCGGTTTACGAAGAAATCCCGAAAGATTTATTAGAATATGTTGAAGACGTAATCCTAAACCGAAGACCGGACGCAACCGAACGTCTCGTTGAATTTGCGGAAAGCGTCAAGTCCGGAGACAAAGCAGAGAAAAAAGAAGAAACTTGGAGAGAAGGGACTTCCGTAGAAGAAAGACTTTCTCATGCCCTTGTCAAAGGAATCGTAGAATATATCGATCAAGATACAGAAGAAGCACGTCTTAAATACGGACGTCCGTTAACCGTCATCGAAGGTCCTCTCATGGATGGGATGAAAATCGTTGGGGAGCTTTTCGGCGCGGGAAAAATGTTTCTTCCTCAAGTCGTAAAAAGCGCGCGAGTAATGAAAAAATCCGTCGCCTATCTTTTGCCTTTTATGGAAGAAGAGAAAAAGAACAACCAAGACACATCTTCACGTCCAAAATTCCTAATCGCGACTGTTAAAGGGGACGTTCATGATATCGGCAAGAATATCGTGGGAGTAGTGCTCGCTTGTAACAATTACGAGGTTATCGATTTGGGAGTGATGGTCCCCGCTGACAAAATTCTCGAAGAAGCAAGAAAGCACAACGCGAGCATCATTGGCCTTTCCGGACTGATCACACCTTCTTTGGACGAGATGGTTCACGTCGCGTCCGAGATGAAACGCACCGGATTTGAAGTACCTCTTTTGATCGGAGGCGCAACAACGAGTTCCGCTCATACGGCCGTTAAAATCGCGCCGGCGTACGATCACCCCGTAGTTCACGTAGTGGATGCGTCTCGGGTCGTAAACGTGGTCAATCAACTTCTTCACCCCGATCTCAACGAAGCGTATTCTAAAAAGATAAAAGAAGACCAACTCGCGGCAAGAGAAAATTATTTCAATACTAGAGCGGAGAGAAAACTTGTTTCCCTCGATCAAGCAAGGGAAAACAAAGAAGTGATCGATTGGTCTACGACCCAAATCGACAAACCGGCGTTTACCGGAATCAAAGTGTTCGACGAAGAAGTTTCCCTGGAGACTTTGATTCCATTTATCGATTGGACCCCGTTCTTCACCGCTTGGGAATTGAAAGGAAGATATCCGGCCATTTTAGAAAGTGAATCCACCGGGAAACAAGCGAGAGAACTCTTCTCGGATGCACAAAAACTCATGAAGAAGATTACGAATGAGAAATTATTCCGAACCAAAGGTGTGATCGGGATTTTTCCCGCAAATAGCGTAGGAGACGATATCGAAGTCTACGAAGACGAATCCCGTTCGAACTTGCTAACCGTATTCCATACTCTCCGCCAACAGATTCAAAAAGAGGATCCAAAGGAACCTAACTATTGTTTGGCGGACTTCGTAGCGCCGAAAGAATCGGGAAGAATCGACTATATCGGAGGATTCGCTGTAACGACCGGACATGGTGTGGAAGAGTTCGCAAAAGAATTCGAGAAAAATCTAGACGATTATAATTCTATCATGGCTAAAGCGTTAGGCGACCGTTTTGCAGAAGCATTCGCTGAATACATACACTATAAGGTGAGAAAGGAATATTGGGGATATGCAAAGGATGAAAATCTTTCTACGGAAGATCTGATTCGAGAACGTTATAGGGGAATTCGTCCGGCCGCAGGATATCCTGCATCTCCGGATCATACCGAGAAAAGGGTTCTTTTCGATCTTCTAAAAGCGGAGAAGAATACGGGAATCACGCTCACGGAACATTTCGCGATGTGGCCTGCAAGTTCCGTAAGCGGTTTGTATTTTGCGCATCCACAATCCAAATATTTCGCGGTCGCAAAGATCAGTCGGGATCAGATTGAAGAATATGCGAAGCGCAAAGGAATGACGATCGAAGAGACAGAACGTTGGCTCGCGCCGAATCTGGCCTACGATCCGCTTGCGGTTTCGATCGCGAGATAA
- a CDS encoding indolepyruvate ferredoxin oxidoreductase subunit alpha: MAYVVTEPCRNCKYTYCAAVCPVEAFREGTDCLYIEPSVCIDCNKCRPECPVEAIYPDYEVPSIWQSWIAENALKSKYSPAIIDVKVPLKDQGCLNSEY; encoded by the coding sequence ATGGCCTACGTTGTCACGGAACCTTGCAGAAATTGCAAATATACATACTGTGCCGCGGTTTGTCCGGTGGAAGCCTTTCGAGAGGGAACCGATTGTCTCTATATTGAACCTTCCGTCTGCATCGATTGCAACAAATGCAGACCGGAGTGTCCGGTGGAAGCGATCTATCCGGATTATGAAGTACCTTCGATCTGGCAGAGCTGGATTGCGGAGAATGCCCTGAAATCGAAATATTCTCCAGCGATCATAGACGTCAAAGTTCCTCTCAAAGATCAAGGTTGTCTCAACTCGGAATATTAG
- the ahcY gene encoding adenosylhomocysteinase, whose translation MSAITQEKGLSYKVKDLSLADWGRQEIILAEKEMPGLMALRQEYKGKKPLAGARIAGSLHMTIQTAVLIETLIELGAEVRWSSCNIFSTQDHAAAAVAKAGVPVFAWKGESEEEYWWCIEQTIFFGDKGPNMILDDGGDLTAYVHEKYPQLLSEIRGISEETTTGVKSLYKLLKKGELKVPAFNVNDSVTKSKFDNLYGCRESLADGIKRATDVMLAGKVALICGFGDVGKGSAASLRNFGARVIVTEIDPICALQASMEGYQVLRVEDIIEQVDIVVTATGNDDIITLEHMKAMKDGAILCNIGHFDTEIQMSRLNGEKGVTKKEIKPQVDKYTFADGKSIIVLAEGRLVNLGCATGHPSFVMSCSFTNQVLAQIELYNTKYELGVYTLPKHLDEKVAALHLEQLGVRLTKLNQKQADYLGVPVNGPFKPENYRY comes from the coding sequence ATGTCCGCAATTACACAGGAAAAGGGTTTAAGCTATAAAGTAAAAGACCTCTCTCTCGCAGACTGGGGAAGACAGGAAATCATCCTGGCAGAAAAAGAAATGCCTGGTCTTATGGCATTGAGACAAGAATACAAAGGTAAAAAACCTTTGGCCGGAGCAAGAATCGCAGGTTCTCTCCACATGACGATTCAAACTGCAGTTCTGATCGAGACCCTTATCGAACTCGGAGCCGAAGTGAGATGGTCTTCTTGTAATATCTTCTCAACTCAGGATCACGCGGCGGCGGCCGTTGCAAAAGCGGGAGTTCCCGTATTTGCATGGAAAGGTGAAAGTGAAGAAGAATATTGGTGGTGTATCGAACAGACGATCTTCTTCGGAGACAAAGGACCGAATATGATTTTGGACGACGGCGGGGACTTAACTGCTTACGTTCATGAAAAATATCCTCAATTGTTAAGCGAAATCCGCGGGATTTCCGAAGAAACAACTACGGGCGTCAAGAGTCTCTACAAACTCCTCAAAAAAGGAGAATTGAAAGTTCCTGCTTTCAACGTAAATGACTCCGTTACAAAATCGAAGTTCGATAACCTCTACGGATGCCGTGAATCTCTCGCTGACGGAATCAAAAGAGCGACCGACGTTATGCTGGCTGGAAAAGTAGCTCTCATTTGCGGTTTTGGAGACGTTGGAAAAGGATCTGCGGCTTCTCTTCGCAACTTCGGAGCGCGAGTCATCGTAACCGAAATCGATCCGATTTGCGCTCTTCAGGCTTCTATGGAAGGATATCAAGTTCTCCGTGTGGAAGACATCATCGAACAAGTCGACATCGTAGTAACTGCAACAGGAAACGACGATATCATCACTCTCGAACACATGAAAGCGATGAAAGACGGAGCGATTCTTTGTAACATCGGACACTTCGACACCGAAATCCAAATGTCCAGATTGAACGGAGAAAAAGGAGTAACCAAAAAAGAAATCAAACCACAAGTGGACAAATACACTTTTGCGGACGGTAAATCGATTATCGTTCTTGCGGAAGGACGTCTTGTAAACTTGGGTTGCGCAACCGGTCACCCTTCTTTCGTGATGTCTTGTTCTTTCACGAACCAAGTATTGGCTCAGATCGAACTCTATAACACGAAGTATGAACTGGGAGTTTACACTCTTCCAAAACATCTGGATGAAAAAGTTGCGGCTCTTCACCTAGAACAATTGGGAGTTCGTTTAACAAAATTGAATCAGAAACAAGCCGACTATTTGGGAGTTCCGGTCAACGGACCTTTCAAACCGGAGAATTATAGATACTGA
- a CDS encoding ArsR/SmtB family transcription factor has translation MELLEVKAYSGTRPRQILSALKALSDETRVRILHILSLSPLNVQEITEVLRMGQSRVSRHLKILTDAGFLIPEREGSWVYYRIPEEKKTPDFSSEITDLLLTYKEELPFREEDQIQISEILSRRDQKNTFYFNNVAQDWESIQKDVLDPALYRKKILSYLPNSSTVIYDLGCGPGGLIPYLLTKSDQVIGVDSSPKMVEEAQVAFAGNSHVSLIHSPLENVASSATKQADAVVASMVLHHLSNPPGVIREIYKILKPGGTFCLVDLKKHNQEFMRDNFSDLWLGFDYSLLQDWLEFSGFTVRAHEEFETGNVFKILIIQATKKED, from the coding sequence ATGGAGCTTTTGGAAGTCAAAGCCTACTCAGGAACTCGCCCGAGGCAGATTCTCTCAGCGCTAAAAGCACTCTCGGATGAGACAAGAGTCCGAATTCTTCACATCCTCTCGCTCTCTCCCTTGAACGTCCAAGAAATCACGGAAGTTTTAAGAATGGGCCAGTCCAGAGTTTCCAGGCATCTCAAAATCCTAACCGATGCAGGCTTCCTAATCCCAGAAAGAGAAGGTTCATGGGTTTATTATAGAATTCCGGAAGAGAAAAAGACGCCAGACTTTTCTTCGGAAATCACCGATCTCCTTCTTACTTACAAAGAAGAACTTCCTTTCCGAGAAGAAGATCAAATTCAGATTTCCGAGATTCTTTCCAGAAGAGATCAGAAAAACACATTCTATTTTAATAATGTAGCTCAGGACTGGGAATCGATTCAAAAGGACGTCTTAGATCCCGCACTCTATCGTAAGAAAATTCTTTCTTATCTTCCGAATTCTTCCACCGTCATCTACGATTTGGGATGTGGCCCAGGCGGATTGATTCCCTATCTTCTCACAAAATCGGACCAAGTGATCGGAGTAGATTCTTCACCTAAGATGGTGGAAGAAGCTCAGGTTGCGTTTGCGGGAAATTCTCACGTATCTTTGATTCATTCCCCTCTGGAGAATGTGGCTTCTTCGGCGACCAAACAAGCCGATGCCGTGGTGGCGTCGATGGTCCTTCACCATCTTTCCAATCCTCCGGGAGTTATACGCGAAATTTATAAAATACTAAAGCCGGGCGGAACCTTCTGTTTGGTCGATCTTAAAAAACACAACCAAGAGTTTATGAGAGATAATTTCTCCGACCTCTGGTTGGGCTTTGATTATTCCCTTCTTCAAGACTGGCTTGAGTTCTCAGGCTTTACCGTAAGAGCACATGAAGAATTCGAAACTGGAAACGTTTTCAAAATATTAATTATTCAAGCAACGAAAAAGGAGGACTAA
- a CDS encoding DUF1564 family protein: MGSKEENSSKREITLKKKGSPVTLLVPERIIRIRKLKSNQLNRELSTLIKKYQNAALKKKFLGKNFPAISYQNKGQKLKRMNFRPDEKDWIEFGVLAQGLGVSRCLLFSILEDWECSREIPREELGGALTKITLLRTILLPQSRFQSQIFFSTS; the protein is encoded by the coding sequence ATGGGATCAAAAGAAGAAAATAGTTCAAAAAGAGAAATCACTCTCAAGAAAAAGGGATCGCCCGTGACACTCCTCGTTCCGGAAAGAATCATTCGAATCAGAAAGCTTAAATCGAACCAGCTAAATCGTGAATTGAGCACGCTTATAAAAAAATATCAAAATGCGGCTCTAAAGAAGAAGTTTTTGGGAAAGAACTTTCCAGCGATCAGCTACCAAAATAAGGGACAAAAACTTAAGAGAATGAATTTTCGTCCGGATGAGAAAGATTGGATCGAATTCGGTGTCCTTGCCCAAGGACTTGGTGTTTCACGGTGCCTCCTTTTTTCTATCTTGGAGGACTGGGAATGTAGTAGAGAAATCCCCCGCGAAGAACTCGGAGGAGCTCTTACAAAAATCACCCTCCTCAGAACAATCCTCCTTCCTCAAAGTCGATTTCAGTCCCAAATTTTCTTTTCCACCTCATAA
- a CDS encoding LEA type 2 family protein produces the protein MKSILALLLLPFLFFSLSACAQLQTLKGKIKTPEISFERVEIAEITLEDIKLLIQTEVNNPYPISLPASSLDLDVKIEGTQFSKVNLSLEAISGSSKKQLPIEVKLKYSDLAALYKKVPGKKELLIRIEGEAGLPLPEKYRVIAGTESLKFPFQDERLIPAVLPNIEIRNFKILKPDVAKITESANSEEIAKKAVSFLDALLSPKNRKSPGSAINAGLEALDISIDTEFDIVLNNKAASDLKFQDLNFELSLENDKFLTGSPVNIVNNGKESILTIKTSFPLKSVSNSIANAVTKRSSSFRLFGKASVVCPGVSTDPIGFGFLKEGNFRW, from the coding sequence TTGAAATCTATATTGGCCCTTCTTCTGCTTCCCTTTCTTTTTTTCTCCCTCTCCGCTTGCGCGCAATTGCAGACTCTCAAGGGGAAGATCAAAACTCCTGAAATTTCTTTTGAAAGAGTGGAGATTGCGGAAATCACTCTTGAGGATATCAAACTTCTCATTCAAACTGAAGTGAATAATCCTTATCCAATTTCCCTTCCCGCTTCCAGTCTCGACCTGGACGTGAAAATCGAAGGAACGCAGTTCAGCAAGGTGAATCTGAGTTTAGAAGCGATCTCCGGTTCTTCGAAAAAACAACTTCCAATCGAAGTGAAGCTCAAGTATTCCGATCTCGCCGCTCTCTATAAAAAAGTCCCCGGTAAAAAAGAACTCTTGATTCGTATCGAAGGAGAAGCAGGGCTCCCTCTTCCTGAAAAATACAGGGTCATCGCCGGCACAGAATCGCTCAAATTCCCGTTTCAAGACGAAAGATTGATACCTGCGGTTCTTCCCAATATTGAAATCCGTAACTTCAAAATTCTCAAACCGGACGTGGCAAAGATCACCGAATCTGCCAACAGCGAAGAGATCGCGAAGAAGGCAGTTTCCTTTTTGGATGCTCTCCTTTCTCCTAAGAATAGAAAGTCTCCCGGTTCAGCAATCAATGCCGGCCTGGAAGCTCTCGATATCTCCATCGATACGGAATTTGATATTGTTCTAAACAACAAAGCCGCTTCCGATTTGAAGTTTCAAGATCTCAACTTCGAACTCTCTCTTGAAAATGATAAATTTTTAACGGGTTCTCCGGTGAATATCGTGAACAACGGTAAAGAATCGATTCTTACCATTAAGACTAGCTTTCCTCTGAAGTCCGTCTCCAACTCGATTGCGAATGCGGTTACAAAACGAAGTTCTTCCTTTCGTCTTTTTGGCAAAGCGTCAGTCGTTTGTCCGGGTGTTTCAACGGATCCGATCGGTTTTGGTTTCTTAAAGGAAGGTAACTTTCGTTGGTAA
- a CDS encoding LB099 family protein — translation MEIYEKEKRKLLSASTPEQYIELSIKSKLTGPKKSSITSEWLTSTGYTIDDIKYARNRHPFWRKKRNQGSYERNSKRLEQHNYYRTDQKIVWDKDKLAKFFDLNLKGMTDHELARSFKTSIPAVNHIRRKFRFASQLLELDRQKPAKAGILKLCAHSESVLKRLIREKEGK, via the coding sequence ATGGAAATCTACGAAAAAGAAAAACGGAAACTACTTTCAGCATCAACACCGGAGCAGTACATCGAGTTATCGATTAAGTCAAAGCTTACCGGTCCAAAAAAATCTAGTATCACTTCGGAATGGCTTACGTCAACCGGGTATACGATCGATGATATCAAGTATGCGAGGAACCGACATCCCTTCTGGAGAAAGAAGAGGAACCAAGGTTCTTACGAACGCAACAGCAAACGACTCGAACAACACAATTATTACCGAACGGATCAGAAGATTGTTTGGGATAAGGATAAGCTCGCGAAGTTCTTCGACCTCAACTTGAAAGGTATGACCGACCATGAGTTGGCGAGAAGCTTCAAGACTTCCATCCCGGCAGTGAATCACATCCGTCGCAAGTTTCGCTTTGCAAGCCAACTCTTGGAACTGGACAGACAAAAACCTGCAAAAGCGGGAATCCTGAAACTCTGCGCGCACAGTGAATCCGTCTTAAAGAGATTGATTCGGGAGAAGGAAGGGAAATAA
- a CDS encoding tetratricopeptide repeat protein: MNPFVSRSKLLSKSLFCLTFFLISSCSSEQEKTEETISFRESNRSPFQEGNSLFKKGDFISAIEFYSRDLDANPDSPSSLNNRGLAKSKSGDEEGAISDYSQAIERKQDYAVAYNNRGFAKIEISDYQGAIEDFTSAIRFRPKYSNAFNNRAVAKWAVKEKKNACEDWKQAEDLGHREASKSFDKFCN, encoded by the coding sequence ATGAATCCTTTCGTTTCTCGATCGAAACTTCTTTCGAAATCGCTGTTTTGCCTAACCTTCTTTCTTATTTCTTCTTGTTCTTCCGAACAGGAGAAAACGGAGGAGACGATTTCTTTTCGAGAATCGAATCGTAGTCCTTTTCAAGAAGGGAATTCCCTCTTCAAAAAAGGGGATTTTATTTCTGCGATCGAGTTTTATTCGAGAGACTTGGATGCAAACCCGGATAGCCCTTCTTCTTTAAACAACCGCGGACTCGCGAAGAGCAAGTCCGGAGACGAAGAAGGAGCGATCTCTGATTATAGTCAGGCGATCGAAAGAAAACAGGATTATGCCGTCGCATACAACAACCGGGGATTTGCAAAAATCGAAATCTCCGATTACCAAGGTGCGATAGAAGATTTTACTTCGGCGATTCGTTTCAGACCGAAATATTCCAACGCGTTCAACAATCGCGCCGTTGCCAAATGGGCGGTGAAGGAAAAGAAGAATGCGTGTGAAGATTGGAAACAAGCCGAAGATTTAGGTCATCGAGAAGCGTCGAAATCGTTCGACAAATTCTGCAATTGA
- a CDS encoding polysaccharide deacetylase family protein: MQTKLFISKNVKTSLSILGILSLLIPALLTASPVDDFLNPPKKRKSSSSSPKLEPERSPGERQSPSSNDSPEIVSKKNPKEKSEAADVNADASKTEEKNLPKKSRNSKILDKKETKNSDSSKTKKKKYEDALPTVKDDTPSSPSYSIQGIDSVSGGGVPVLCYHHLAPEGGPMGGYNLHPKLLEEQFKFLKAAGYKPIRLDQFYEYISGKKPADFPEKPILLTFDDGSKTHLEQLVPLLKKYGFVASIFIYPTIISSGKKYYMTWDQLKTALDSGVLDLGSHTLYHPKLPTMSRTLIRKQLLESKQILEAKTGRKVVDLAYPFGLFDPRVIEEAKAIGYRMAFTVNPGKNVPGTPVYNVHRSLVPWGQSQSAFNAILTMAPPPKISISIADGSWVKTGQEFKIHLEGVQTESVSIKIKSKDVIAENKAPDYTVRIPDFAKKSTFLPLMIQAKTKEGKQIQYQYLFINQKEFKKHPDGAF; the protein is encoded by the coding sequence ATGCAAACAAAACTATTTATTTCCAAAAATGTAAAAACCTCTCTTTCTATTCTGGGAATTCTTTCCCTATTGATCCCGGCTCTTTTGACGGCTTCACCCGTAGATGATTTTCTCAATCCACCGAAAAAAAGAAAATCTTCGTCTTCTTCTCCGAAGTTGGAACCGGAACGTTCGCCAGGAGAACGGCAATCTCCCTCTTCGAATGATTCTCCCGAAATCGTTTCCAAAAAGAATCCGAAAGAAAAGTCGGAAGCCGCCGATGTAAACGCGGACGCTTCGAAAACGGAAGAAAAAAATCTCCCCAAGAAATCCAGAAATTCTAAAATCCTAGACAAAAAAGAGACGAAGAATTCAGATTCATCAAAAACGAAAAAGAAGAAATACGAAGACGCTCTTCCAACGGTCAAGGATGATACTCCTTCCAGTCCGAGTTATTCCATTCAAGGAATCGATTCGGTTTCCGGCGGCGGAGTTCCTGTTCTCTGTTATCATCATTTGGCCCCAGAAGGTGGTCCTATGGGAGGTTACAATCTTCACCCGAAACTTCTTGAAGAACAGTTTAAATTTCTCAAAGCCGCAGGTTATAAACCGATTCGTTTGGATCAATTCTACGAATACATTTCCGGTAAAAAGCCCGCGGATTTTCCGGAGAAACCGATTCTTCTAACGTTTGATGACGGATCCAAAACGCATTTGGAACAATTGGTCCCTCTTCTGAAAAAATACGGTTTTGTCGCTTCGATCTTTATCTACCCTACGATCATTTCTTCTGGTAAGAAGTACTACATGACCTGGGATCAACTGAAGACCGCACTTGATAGTGGAGTTCTGGATCTGGGTTCTCATACCTTATATCATCCGAAACTTCCTACGATGAGCCGTACTTTGATCCGGAAACAATTGCTCGAATCCAAACAAATCCTGGAAGCGAAAACCGGAAGAAAGGTCGTGGATCTCGCCTATCCCTTCGGTCTTTTTGATCCCCGCGTGATCGAAGAAGCAAAGGCCATCGGGTATCGAATGGCGTTTACTGTAAATCCTGGGAAGAATGTTCCTGGGACACCGGTTTATAACGTGCATAGATCCTTGGTTCCTTGGGGTCAGTCTCAATCCGCGTTCAATGCGATTCTTACGATGGCACCTCCTCCGAAAATTTCGATTTCGATTGCGGACGGTTCTTGGGTAAAAACGGGTCAAGAGTTTAAGATTCATCTTGAGGGAGTTCAAACCGAATCGGTGAGTATCAAGATCAAAAGTAAGGATGTAATCGCGGAAAACAAGGCTCCGGATTACACGGTGAGAATTCCGGACTTTGCAAAAAAATCCACCTTTCTTCCCTTGATGATTCAAGCAAAGACCAAGGAAGGAAAACAGATTCAATACCAATATCTTTTTATCAATCAAAAAGAATTCAAGAAACATCCGGACGGGGCATTCTAA